The Sporomusa termitida genome has a window encoding:
- a CDS encoding ABC transporter permease — translation MWQVVSLAVQLPIIPSPGKVVGNLAAIFMSHIAIHGLYSLWRILAGVFLAVLVGIPLGLCMGYFPGWDRLLSPIVYLTYPIPKIALLPVVMLLFGLGELAKILMIFLIIVFQVIIAVRDGVKGIPKETYYPLYSLGAGFMDVFREILIPASMPKFLTSLRVAMATAVSVLFFTETFGTQYGMGFFIMDAWLRVNYLEMYSGIVVLSSIGLVLFGTIDYLERKKCSWQYK, via the coding sequence ATGTGGCAGGTTGTTTCCCTGGCGGTACAGTTGCCGATTATTCCGTCGCCGGGGAAGGTAGTAGGGAACTTAGCCGCCATTTTTATGTCTCACATTGCTATTCACGGTTTATACAGCTTATGGCGCATTTTGGCGGGAGTTTTTCTGGCAGTGCTTGTCGGTATCCCCTTAGGGCTTTGTATGGGCTACTTCCCCGGCTGGGACCGGTTACTGTCGCCAATCGTCTATCTTACCTATCCGATTCCCAAAATTGCACTTTTACCGGTCGTGATGCTGTTATTCGGTTTAGGGGAGCTTGCCAAAATACTGATGATCTTTCTGATTATTGTTTTCCAGGTCATTATTGCTGTCCGGGATGGAGTTAAAGGCATTCCCAAAGAAACTTATTACCCCTTATATTCACTGGGGGCCGGTTTTATGGATGTTTTCAGGGAGATTCTGATTCCGGCGTCTATGCCGAAATTCCTGACATCACTGCGGGTGGCGATGGCAACAGCGGTCTCCGTATTGTTTTTTACCGAGACATTTGGCACCCAATATGGCATGGGTTTCTTTATCATGGATGCGTGGCTGCGGGTCAATTATTTAGAAATGTATTCAGGTATTGTGGTGTTAAGCAGTATCGGCCTTGTTTTATTTGGCACAATCGATTATTTAGAAAGAAAAAAATGCAGTTGGCAATATAAGTAA
- the mtgC gene encoding glycine betaine-specific corrinoid protein MtgC: protein MADIFANLKQAVLDGDEELVAEYAQRVIDEKIDPVAAIEKGLIKGIEELGAKWKAGEAFLPDVMMAADALKTGLDMLEPLIAESGATGGEAKGKVIIGQVAGDIHDIGKNIVGALLTAAGYKVYDIGIDQPAENFLAKAEEVGAGVIAAGALLTTTMAAQKHIIEYLKGQNVRDKYKVMIGGGPTSQAFADEIGADAWAETADEAVMLCNKLIAG from the coding sequence ATGGCTGATATTTTTGCAAATCTTAAGCAGGCTGTTCTTGATGGTGATGAAGAACTGGTGGCCGAATATGCCCAGCGGGTGATTGACGAAAAGATTGATCCGGTCGCCGCGATTGAAAAAGGCCTTATCAAGGGAATTGAGGAGCTGGGGGCCAAGTGGAAAGCGGGCGAAGCATTTTTGCCAGATGTCATGATGGCGGCCGATGCTCTTAAAACCGGTCTTGATATGCTGGAGCCGCTTATTGCCGAGTCCGGCGCCACCGGCGGCGAGGCTAAGGGCAAGGTGATTATTGGTCAGGTAGCCGGTGATATTCATGATATCGGCAAAAATATCGTCGGCGCTTTGCTGACGGCTGCCGGCTACAAGGTGTATGATATCGGTATCGACCAGCCGGCCGAGAATTTCCTGGCCAAGGCGGAAGAGGTCGGAGCCGGCGTTATTGCCGCCGGGGCCTTATTAACCACCACAATGGCTGCGCAAAAGCATATTATCGAATATCTTAAAGGCCAAAATGTGCGGGATAAATATAAGGTTATGATTGGCGGCGGTCCCACCAGCCAGGCCTTTGCCGATGAGATCGGCGCCGATGCCTGGGCTGAGACTGCTGACGAAGCCGTAATGCTGTGCAATAAGCTGATTGCCGGCTAA
- a CDS encoding MetQ/NlpA family ABC transporter substrate-binding protein, producing the protein MLLVFLAGCGGGKKEDAAPPAAQLQTITLGLMPDVDSIPFIIAEEKGYFKEEGLTVTLKHFKSAMERDSALQSGNLDGAVSDMLAEAFAKAGGFDTVITSLTTGSYKLVVNKDMAAASLQDLKGKDVAISKNTIIDYVTDRVITEGGLTAADINKVVIPQIPARLEMLQNGKITAATLPEPLATVAVNSGAKVIKASEQLGLNPGVLLFTTKAVQQKEQEIQAMYRAYSKAVDYLAREPMENYIDLLITKGGFPQAVKGVLTLPQYKKAAAPAQKDIDDVIAWMQARQLIQQKYQYSDLVDTRFVR; encoded by the coding sequence ATGCTGCTGGTATTTCTGGCAGGGTGCGGCGGCGGCAAAAAGGAAGATGCAGCACCGCCAGCGGCCCAATTACAAACAATTACGCTGGGACTTATGCCTGATGTCGATTCTATTCCTTTTATTATCGCCGAGGAAAAAGGATATTTTAAAGAAGAGGGTTTAACAGTAACGCTGAAGCATTTTAAAAGTGCCATGGAACGGGACAGTGCCCTGCAAAGCGGCAATCTGGACGGGGCTGTTTCGGATATGCTGGCCGAGGCTTTTGCCAAGGCCGGGGGTTTTGATACTGTGATTACCTCGCTGACAACCGGCAGCTATAAGCTGGTTGTAAATAAAGATATGGCCGCAGCTTCCCTACAGGACTTAAAAGGCAAGGATGTGGCTATTTCCAAGAATACAATTATTGACTATGTGACAGACCGGGTAATAACCGAGGGCGGACTGACCGCAGCGGATATTAACAAGGTTGTTATCCCGCAAATCCCGGCCCGGCTGGAGATGCTGCAAAACGGTAAGATTACCGCGGCGACCTTGCCGGAACCGTTGGCGACAGTGGCTGTTAACAGTGGTGCCAAGGTAATAAAAGCATCAGAGCAGCTAGGGCTAAATCCGGGGGTGCTGCTATTTACGACCAAGGCAGTGCAGCAAAAAGAGCAAGAAATTCAGGCCATGTACCGGGCTTATAGTAAGGCCGTTGACTATTTAGCGCGGGAGCCGATGGAAAACTATATTGACTTACTGATCACGAAAGGCGGCTTTCCCCAGGCTGTAAAAGGGGTACTCACCCTGCCTCAGTACAAAAAAGCAGCTGCCCCGGCGCAAAAAGACATTGATGATGTCATCGCCTGGATGCAGGCCAGGCAGCTTATCCAGCAAAAATACCAGTATTCAGACTTAGTTGATACCCGGTTTGTCAGATAA
- a CDS encoding EFR1 family ferrodoxin (N-terminal region resembles flavodoxins. C-terminal ferrodoxin region binds two 4Fe-4S clusters.), whose translation MYTKITGFFMTGTGNSYQVAKWFSESVKQVPAELFQVNENKQIDVNIGAQDLLVFSYPTHGFTAPWLMIKYIFRLPQSNGIHAVLLPTRAGTRMFGLTLPGMEGTAGYLIALLLWFKGYKIRGVAAVDMPSNWTAVHWGLNEKNVNIIFAKAAAKVTKLAQAITAGQTVYRGLLPLCTGLLLARISLMYLIIGQLVLAKLFFASNTCTGCGLCQRLCPKASIVMVGGKPHWTYTCDSCMACMNFCPQQSIQVSPLTVFLFAYIVSLPVTHWLTGQIGYEVMSIAPGIMIFLIQYIYTLGSVAFVCWLLHHLLRLKPVAALLAALSHTKYFRRYTAPGVSLQAIHRPPNRQPA comes from the coding sequence ATGTACACTAAAATAACAGGTTTCTTTATGACCGGGACAGGAAATTCATACCAGGTTGCTAAATGGTTTTCAGAGTCTGTCAAACAAGTCCCCGCCGAATTATTTCAGGTTAACGAAAATAAACAAATCGACGTCAACATCGGGGCTCAGGACTTATTGGTTTTCAGCTATCCAACTCATGGCTTTACCGCCCCCTGGTTAATGATAAAATATATATTTCGCCTGCCCCAGAGCAACGGTATTCATGCTGTACTCCTGCCAACACGGGCAGGCACCAGAATGTTCGGCCTAACCCTGCCTGGTATGGAGGGGACTGCAGGCTATCTGATCGCCCTGCTCCTGTGGTTCAAAGGCTATAAAATAAGGGGCGTGGCCGCGGTTGATATGCCTTCCAACTGGACGGCCGTGCATTGGGGGCTGAATGAGAAGAATGTAAACATCATTTTTGCTAAAGCCGCGGCCAAGGTAACGAAACTGGCCCAGGCAATCACCGCCGGCCAGACCGTTTATCGCGGCCTCCTGCCGCTCTGCACCGGCCTTTTATTAGCCCGGATATCGCTTATGTATTTAATTATTGGCCAGTTGGTTTTGGCTAAACTGTTCTTTGCGTCCAACACCTGCACCGGCTGTGGCTTATGTCAGCGCCTCTGCCCCAAAGCCTCCATTGTCATGGTCGGCGGCAAACCGCACTGGACCTACACCTGTGACAGCTGCATGGCCTGTATGAATTTTTGCCCGCAGCAATCCATTCAGGTTAGCCCCCTGACCGTCTTTCTCTTTGCCTATATTGTTTCCCTGCCGGTAACGCACTGGCTGACCGGCCAGATTGGTTATGAGGTGATGTCGATTGCCCCCGGCATTATGATTTTTCTCATACAATATATCTATACCCTTGGCAGTGTGGCCTTTGTCTGCTGGCTGCTGCATCATCTGTTGCGCCTTAAGCCTGTTGCCGCCTTGCTGGCAGCCTTGTCCCATACCAAATATTTCAGACGGTATACAGCGCCCGGGGTTTCGCTGCAGGCTATTCACAGGCCGCCAAACCGGCAACCTGCTTAA
- a CDS encoding CaiB/BaiF CoA transferase family protein produces MKALAGIRVLDLSRVLAGPYCTMMLADFGADIIKIEPPDGGDDSRAFGPFIGNESAYFMSLNRNKRSMTLNFKRQAECDLFKEMVKQADVVVENYRPGTMEKFGLGYDVLQQINPKLIYAACSGFGHTGPYRDKPAYDIIVQAMGGIMSITGAENGEPTRIGASIGDVIAGMFTAYGVMLALYHRERTGAGQKVDVGMLDCQLAILENAIARYVTSGAVPGPLGNRHPSITPFASYTASDGYIIVGAGNDRLWERLCTILDRPDLIKDPRFDNNGHRTAHAKELGDILNGIFKAGTIKEWLAILEAAGLPCAPINTIDKVVNDPHVKARDMIVEVEHPVAGSLKMPGVPVKLSATPGAVETHAPLLGQHTGEILKEILGWDQEQVDSFFSNKLSGGQSPLMRAD; encoded by the coding sequence GTGAAAGCACTTGCAGGCATAAGAGTATTAGATTTAAGCCGGGTTTTGGCAGGACCGTACTGCACAATGATGCTGGCTGATTTCGGCGCAGATATCATTAAGATTGAACCACCTGATGGTGGCGACGACTCCCGGGCTTTTGGCCCTTTTATCGGTAACGAAAGCGCTTATTTTATGAGTCTCAACCGGAACAAGCGTTCAATGACCCTGAACTTCAAACGTCAGGCCGAGTGCGACCTGTTTAAAGAAATGGTAAAACAGGCCGATGTGGTTGTTGAGAACTACCGGCCGGGGACCATGGAGAAATTCGGGCTTGGTTATGATGTTTTACAACAGATTAACCCTAAGCTGATCTATGCTGCCTGCTCCGGCTTTGGCCATACCGGGCCATACCGGGATAAACCCGCCTACGATATTATTGTCCAGGCTATGGGGGGCATTATGAGTATTACCGGGGCAGAAAACGGGGAACCGACCCGGATTGGCGCTTCTATCGGGGATGTTATTGCCGGCATGTTTACCGCCTATGGGGTTATGCTGGCCCTGTACCACCGGGAGCGGACCGGGGCCGGGCAAAAAGTTGATGTCGGCATGCTGGATTGTCAGCTGGCAATCCTGGAAAACGCAATAGCCCGCTATGTGACTTCGGGAGCAGTTCCCGGACCGTTAGGCAATCGCCATCCCTCGATTACACCTTTTGCGTCTTACACGGCCAGTGATGGTTATATTATTGTCGGGGCCGGCAATGACCGCCTGTGGGAACGCTTGTGCACCATCCTGGACCGCCCGGACCTGATAAAAGATCCGCGTTTTGATAATAATGGCCATCGTACCGCTCATGCCAAAGAGCTGGGCGATATCCTAAATGGAATTTTTAAGGCCGGGACAATTAAGGAATGGCTGGCCATTCTGGAGGCGGCCGGCCTGCCGTGCGCGCCGATTAACACCATTGATAAGGTTGTCAATGACCCTCATGTTAAGGCCCGGGATATGATTGTGGAGGTGGAGCATCCGGTAGCCGGCAGCCTGAAAATGCCCGGGGTGCCTGTAAAGCTGTCGGCAACGCCCGGCGCTGTTGAAACCCATGCCCCGCTGTTAGGGCAGCATACCGGGGAGATATTAAAAGAAATTTTGGGCTGGGACCAGGAACAAGTTGACTCGTTTTTCAGCAATAAACTAAGTGGCGGCCAGTCCCCGCTTATGCGGGCTGATTAA
- a CDS encoding glycerophosphodiester phosphodiesterase codes for MLTVNLVAAKAGTQSFDAEAHRGGRDARPENTLIAFAYAMTLGVTTLEMDMQMTKDGRIVISHDPYMNNYLAKGPDGRYAEPGKYDIRTMTLAEIKQFDLGTMNPAAGDYYESHGKTQLACPGMKMPTLEEVFELVKAYGNDQVMFNLETKTYPEPALPAAKNSPAPAVFVKTVYKIIKKYRLEDRVMLQSFDWRNLKAMKKLDPGIALAALTCEQPAWGRGSRCRQPGEPRASPWMAGLDIDTFKGDYVKAAKAVGADVVSPYWEELSNELVSEAHELGMKVVPWTVNQPIKMSMLLAMGVDGIITDKPWLLRELLINRGIAVAAPTVNAGNPYHTGTGIAAGAARIGL; via the coding sequence ATGCTGACTGTGAATTTGGTTGCGGCTAAAGCCGGTACGCAGAGCTTCGATGCCGAGGCCCATCGGGGCGGGCGGGATGCCAGGCCGGAAAATACACTGATTGCCTTTGCTTATGCCATGACGCTGGGAGTAACTACCCTGGAAATGGATATGCAAATGACCAAAGACGGTAGAATTGTTATCAGCCATGATCCCTATATGAACAATTATCTGGCTAAAGGCCCGGACGGCCGGTATGCGGAACCCGGGAAATATGATATCCGGACAATGACGTTAGCTGAGATCAAACAGTTTGACCTTGGCACTATGAACCCGGCCGCCGGCGATTATTATGAAAGCCACGGCAAAACCCAGCTAGCCTGTCCGGGGATGAAGATGCCTACCCTGGAAGAGGTTTTTGAATTGGTCAAGGCGTATGGTAATGACCAGGTAATGTTTAACCTGGAGACGAAAACCTACCCTGAGCCGGCTTTGCCGGCGGCTAAGAATAGTCCTGCTCCGGCTGTATTTGTAAAAACAGTCTACAAAATTATAAAAAAATACCGGCTGGAAGACCGGGTTATGCTCCAGTCTTTTGACTGGCGGAATTTGAAAGCGATGAAAAAGCTGGACCCTGGCATTGCCCTGGCAGCACTTACCTGTGAACAGCCTGCCTGGGGCCGTGGCAGTAGGTGCCGTCAACCGGGTGAGCCCAGGGCCTCGCCCTGGATGGCCGGTCTGGATATTGATACTTTCAAAGGCGACTATGTAAAAGCCGCCAAGGCTGTCGGCGCTGATGTCGTATCACCGTACTGGGAAGAGTTGTCTAATGAACTGGTCAGTGAAGCCCATGAGCTGGGCATGAAGGTTGTACCCTGGACTGTAAATCAGCCTATTAAGATGAGCATGCTGCTGGCTATGGGCGTAGACGGGATCATCACTGATAAACCGTGGCTGCTGCGGGAGCTGCTGATCAACAGGGGAATTGCTGTAGCCGCGCCAACGGTCAATGCCGGCAATCCCTACCATACCGGTACCGGAATTGCGGCCGGGGCTGCCAGGATAGGCTTATAA
- a CDS encoding HAD family hydrolase, giving the protein MNIFFWDIDGTLIRTSKAGLVAFSQATEELWNRSVDFANIKAAGMTDNFIARQIIRSVFRREAEPAEIELLCRRYESFLPAQLAARPGWVLPGVREILSGLAGQEDCKLLLLTGNSSCGARIKLKHFGLADFFDFSVSAFAGQYELRVDIARSALASVQANWGTPDRQAIYVIGDTPHDIECGKAIGAYTISVATGTYSGEQLASCSPWWHVDTLPAAEDFIRKTRLVPGPSGRRQEPAGPCRV; this is encoded by the coding sequence GTGAATATATTTTTTTGGGATATTGACGGGACACTGATCAGAACGTCCAAAGCCGGCTTAGTTGCCTTTAGCCAGGCAACCGAAGAGCTGTGGAACAGGTCAGTGGATTTTGCCAATATCAAGGCAGCCGGCATGACCGATAATTTTATTGCCAGGCAGATTATCCGGTCAGTGTTCAGGCGGGAGGCAGAACCGGCAGAAATTGAACTGTTATGCCGCCGTTATGAATCATTCCTGCCGGCGCAGCTTGCTGCCAGACCGGGCTGGGTTTTACCCGGTGTCCGGGAGATCTTGTCGGGGCTTGCCGGCCAGGAGGACTGTAAGCTGCTGCTGTTGACAGGCAACAGTTCCTGCGGGGCCCGGATAAAACTCAAGCATTTCGGACTGGCCGATTTTTTTGATTTTTCTGTCAGCGCTTTCGCCGGGCAGTATGAACTGCGAGTTGACATAGCCCGCAGCGCGCTTGCCAGCGTCCAGGCCAACTGGGGTACTCCTGACAGGCAGGCAATATACGTGATTGGCGATACGCCGCATGATATCGAATGTGGTAAGGCCATCGGGGCCTACACCATCAGTGTGGCTACCGGAACCTATTCGGGCGAACAACTGGCAAGCTGCTCACCCTGGTGGCATGTTGATACCCTGCCGGCCGCGGAAGATTTTATTAGAAAAACCCGGCTTGTGCCAGGTCCTTCCGGGCGCCGGCAGGAGCCAGCTGGTCCCTGTAGGGTATAG
- a CDS encoding DedA family protein: protein MPIELTVPAVFNSIGDHSYAVLLGAMLLAGVGVPLPGELTLGFTGYLVYTGQVDLMPAIAATTAGDLLGAVFSYGVGYFARTRVVAQYLYFFLPAEAKLAKLTCWLNRYGIAALMIGRLLPVIRGGIPLTAGFVRMNARLYLTGSLISSAVWCSAIISLSLGLGHNWQQLSGLATNAGLAAAGLIIIIFAGGYMLRRL from the coding sequence ATGCCTATAGAACTGACGGTGCCAGCGGTTTTTAACAGCATAGGTGATCACAGCTATGCTGTGCTGCTGGGAGCCATGCTGCTGGCCGGTGTCGGCGTGCCCTTGCCGGGCGAGCTGACACTGGGGTTTACCGGCTATTTAGTATATACCGGCCAGGTGGACCTGATGCCGGCGATTGCCGCCACCACGGCCGGTGATTTGCTGGGGGCTGTGTTTAGTTACGGTGTCGGTTATTTTGCCCGCACCCGGGTTGTAGCCCAATATTTATATTTTTTCCTGCCGGCCGAGGCCAAGCTGGCTAAGCTTACCTGCTGGCTTAACCGCTACGGTATTGCCGCCTTGATGATCGGCAGGCTGCTGCCTGTTATCCGGGGGGGAATCCCCCTGACCGCCGGTTTTGTCCGGATGAATGCCAGGCTGTACCTGACCGGCAGCCTGATTAGCTCAGCCGTCTGGTGCAGTGCTATTATTTCTTTAAGCCTGGGCCTGGGCCATAACTGGCAGCAGCTTTCCGGTTTGGCAACAAATGCCGGTCTGGCGGCTGCCGGCCTGATCATTATTATCTTTGCCGGCGGTTATATGCTGCGCAGGTTATAA
- a CDS encoding ABC transporter ATP-binding protein yields the protein MIRIQDLTMSYETGSTRYDALRDINLELAAGETCAIIGPSGCGKSTLLKILAGIITDFTGTVAINEQPVRPKQQIIGFIPQNYGLLPWKNVYENICLGFKIKHKKQDEYETDLNSLVQLLGLGGLEARYPGELSGGQQQRVALARAFLLKPDLLLMDEPFSALDAMTREEIQNVFLHVWRKHSVSTILVTHHMEEAVYLGRKIVIMAAAPGKISQIVDNPLFGVDGVRDNKDFFQLCVALRKMIKEDWSK from the coding sequence ATGATTCGAATTCAAGATCTGACAATGAGTTACGAAACCGGCAGCACCCGCTATGATGCGCTCCGGGATATTAATCTGGAGCTTGCGGCCGGAGAAACCTGCGCGATCATAGGCCCTTCCGGCTGCGGCAAATCAACTTTGTTGAAAATACTGGCCGGAATTATTACCGACTTTACCGGCACTGTTGCAATTAATGAGCAGCCGGTCAGGCCTAAGCAGCAGATCATTGGGTTTATTCCCCAAAATTACGGCCTGCTGCCCTGGAAAAATGTTTATGAAAATATTTGTCTGGGGTTTAAAATCAAGCATAAAAAACAGGATGAATATGAAACAGATCTCAATTCGCTGGTCCAACTGCTGGGGCTGGGAGGCCTGGAAGCCAGGTATCCCGGGGAGTTAAGCGGGGGGCAGCAGCAGCGGGTGGCTTTGGCGCGGGCTTTTCTGTTAAAGCCTGACCTGCTGCTCATGGATGAACCGTTTTCCGCCCTGGATGCTATGACCAGAGAAGAGATTCAGAATGTATTCCTACATGTCTGGCGAAAACACTCGGTGTCCACTATCCTGGTTACTCATCATATGGAGGAGGCGGTGTACTTAGGCCGCAAGATTGTTATTATGGCGGCTGCTCCCGGCAAGATCAGCCAAATTGTTGATAATCCCTTATTCGGGGTCGATGGTGTGCGGGACAATAAGGATTTTTTCCAACTGTGTGTTGCGCTGAGAAAGATGATAAAAGAGGATTGGTCAAAGTGA
- a CDS encoding HutP family protein produces MNKHKPPFMVESSKSVGTAAMLLALTRTMADEDTVKAMLAEQGYKVVVTEVGGNSAVSEFQGKVTKAVLGAALNTGIITKTSANYHALLHATDEAKRGIMVNVASSASIAVKIAIVRDSQWVAVALFGESAIHPLTNHERAGLGIMHLGM; encoded by the coding sequence ATGAATAAGCATAAGCCACCGTTTATGGTGGAAAGTAGCAAAAGTGTCGGGACCGCGGCGATGCTGCTGGCCTTAACCCGGACTATGGCCGACGAGGATACGGTCAAAGCGATGCTTGCCGAACAGGGCTATAAAGTCGTGGTGACGGAAGTAGGCGGGAATTCGGCTGTGTCTGAATTCCAGGGCAAGGTGACGAAGGCGGTGCTGGGAGCCGCGCTGAATACCGGCATCATCACTAAGACCTCAGCCAATTACCATGCGCTGCTGCATGCGACCGATGAAGCCAAACGGGGCATCATGGTCAATGTAGCGAGCAGTGCCAGTATTGCTGTCAAAATAGCCATTGTGCGGGATAGCCAGTGGGTTGCTGTTGCCTTATTCGGGGAATCGGCGATTCATCCGCTGACTAACCATGAGCGGGCAGGTCTGGGGATTATGCATTTAGGTATGTAA
- a CDS encoding lactate utilization protein has translation MMHTEKLALQTVAALQKNRFTAAYFPTAAAAIDQLLSVIPPAATVGIGGSWTLIQLELVEKLEARGNTVLCHHKPGLSPEQILDIRRRQLTCDVFLTSTNAVTQDGRLVNTDATGNRVAAMIFGPKKVIVLAGINKIAASLEEARERIRATAAPANNKRLNRPNPCVETGYCVDCQGPTRLCNVDTVIHKCPPASAIHVWLAGEELGY, from the coding sequence ATGATGCATACTGAGAAACTGGCCTTACAGACGGTGGCAGCCTTGCAAAAAAACAGATTTACTGCCGCCTATTTCCCCACCGCTGCTGCAGCTATCGACCAACTGTTGTCCGTAATCCCGCCGGCGGCGACCGTAGGGATCGGCGGTTCCTGGACCCTGATCCAGCTTGAATTAGTGGAAAAGCTGGAAGCCCGGGGCAATACTGTTTTATGTCATCACAAACCAGGTCTAAGTCCGGAACAGATACTAGACATCCGGCGCCGGCAATTAACCTGTGATGTATTTTTAACAAGCACCAATGCCGTCACGCAGGACGGCCGGCTGGTAAACACTGACGCCACCGGCAACAGGGTCGCAGCCATGATCTTTGGCCCCAAAAAAGTTATTGTTCTGGCCGGCATCAATAAAATTGCCGCTAGCCTTGAAGAAGCCCGGGAGCGTATCCGGGCCACAGCAGCCCCGGCAAACAATAAGCGGTTAAACCGGCCCAATCCTTGTGTGGAAACCGGTTACTGTGTCGATTGCCAGGGACCGACACGGTTATGTAATGTGGATACAGTCATTCATAAATGTCCGCCGGCCTCTGCTATTCATGTCTGGCTGGCAGGCGAAGAACTGGGTTATTAG
- the mtgB gene encoding glycine betaine--corrinoid protein methyltransferase: MIPKFNVLTPAQVDQVHEQTMKILSEIGVEFSYQPALEVLKSHGQRVEGQRVYFCRQFVEAQVAKAPAEFLLHARTPQNNLTVGGENIIFMPGYGAPFIHAADGSRRNSTMADFDNFVKLAQLSPNQHMTGGNAAEPNDVPDSIRHLKMAYSSIIHSDKCFMGSASGYDKAQDNIEMTAILFGGREVIKAKPALICLINSVTPLKYDDRMLGALMAYAEAGQAMVIASLVMAGSTGPATMAGALALQNAEVLAGITLAQSINPGTPVVYGSTSAITDMQTGSLSIGNPEGALFTSASAQLARFYRVPSRGGGGLSDAKIVDAQAGYESMMTLMAASVTGINFVLHTAGILQYFMAMSYEKFIVDDEIAGMILRYLRGIEFAEDKFAFEVIAKVGPGGHFLTQKHTRQNHARELRRATLSDRLSYDGWGKERLDTNQRAERKWKAMLAEYQAPALASSTDLALQSFIKTRTAEL; the protein is encoded by the coding sequence ATGATTCCGAAATTTAATGTATTAACACCCGCGCAGGTTGATCAGGTTCATGAGCAAACTATGAAGATTTTGAGTGAGATCGGCGTAGAGTTCTCCTATCAGCCGGCGCTTGAAGTGCTGAAGTCGCACGGCCAACGAGTAGAAGGACAGCGGGTGTATTTTTGCCGGCAATTTGTGGAGGCGCAGGTGGCTAAAGCGCCGGCCGAGTTTTTACTCCATGCGCGCACCCCCCAAAACAACCTGACAGTCGGCGGGGAAAATATCATCTTTATGCCTGGTTACGGCGCCCCGTTTATCCATGCAGCAGACGGCAGCCGGCGCAACTCGACCATGGCAGACTTTGATAATTTTGTTAAACTGGCGCAACTGAGCCCGAACCAGCACATGACCGGCGGCAATGCTGCCGAACCGAACGATGTGCCTGATTCGATCAGGCATTTAAAGATGGCCTACAGCTCCATCATCCATTCGGATAAATGCTTTATGGGCAGTGCCTCCGGTTATGATAAAGCGCAGGATAATATTGAAATGACCGCAATTCTTTTTGGCGGCCGGGAGGTTATTAAAGCCAAACCGGCTTTGATTTGCCTTATCAACTCGGTTACCCCCCTGAAATATGACGATCGGATGCTGGGCGCCCTGATGGCGTACGCCGAGGCCGGCCAGGCCATGGTTATTGCTTCCCTGGTTATGGCCGGGTCCACAGGGCCGGCCACAATGGCCGGTGCGTTAGCCCTGCAGAATGCCGAGGTGCTGGCCGGCATCACCCTGGCCCAGAGTATTAATCCGGGTACACCGGTGGTGTACGGCTCAACCTCAGCGATTACGGATATGCAGACAGGCTCACTGTCCATCGGTAATCCGGAAGGGGCCTTGTTTACCTCGGCCAGTGCGCAGCTGGCAAGGTTTTACCGGGTCCCGAGCCGGGGCGGCGGCGGTTTGAGCGATGCCAAGATTGTTGATGCCCAGGCCGGCTATGAATCGATGATGACCCTAATGGCAGCCAGTGTGACCGGGATTAACTTTGTCCTGCACACCGCCGGCATTTTGCAATATTTTATGGCCATGTCTTATGAAAAGTTTATCGTCGATGATGAGATTGCCGGAATGATCCTGCGATATTTGCGCGGTATTGAATTTGCTGAGGATAAATTTGCCTTTGAGGTCATTGCCAAGGTCGGACCGGGCGGGCATTTCCTGACCCAGAAGCATACCCGGCAAAATCATGCCAGGGAGCTGCGGCGGGCAACACTCAGTGACCGCCTGTCTTATGACGGCTGGGGAAAAGAGCGGCTGGACACGAATCAGCGGGCCGAGCGGAAATGGAAGGCGATGCTGGCCGAATATCAGGCGCCGGCACTGGCCAGCAGCACCGACCTGGCTTTGCAGTCCTTTATTAAGACAAGAACGGCTGAATTATAA